In the genome of Candidatus Neomarinimicrobiota bacterium, one region contains:
- a CDS encoding SgcJ/EcaC family oxidoreductase, producing MIHNHPILYLLVIMVAVPFLFSCTTAPPPDTSVADGQAIRAASKQWEENFDSGDLTAFATHYTEEAKVLPPNNQMVTGRESIQEFFQAFYDAGGRDLHLTVIDLHVSGDMAHVVGKYTLTIQPEEGEAISDNGKYVEIWKRENGSWKMITATWNSSVPLPAADGEEAEEE from the coding sequence ATGATACATAACCACCCAATCCTTTATTTACTCGTAATAATGGTTGCCGTGCCGTTTTTATTTAGTTGTACGACAGCGCCTCCTCCGGATACTTCTGTTGCGGACGGTCAAGCTATCAGAGCTGCCAGCAAGCAATGGGAGGAAAACTTCGACTCTGGCGATCTTACCGCTTTTGCCACACACTACACAGAAGAGGCAAAAGTTCTTCCGCCAAACAATCAAATGGTTACCGGTAGAGAGAGCATACAAGAATTTTTCCAAGCTTTCTACGACGCAGGCGGACGTGATTTACATCTCACAGTTATAGACCTTCATGTTAGTGGTGATATGGCGCACGTGGTCGGTAAGTATACGCTCACCATACAGCCCGAAGAGGGTGAGGCTATCAGCGATAACGGTAAGTACGTAGAGATATGGAAACGTGAAAACGGCAGTTGGAAGATGATTACTGCCACCTGGAACAGCAGCGTACCGCTTCCTGCCGCTGACGGGGAAGAAGCAGAAGAAGAATAA
- a CDS encoding nuclear transport factor 2 family protein — MIHNHRILSLFALMLAIPILVSCTTAPPPDTSAEDTQAINAVIKQFADAFNRGDAAAVAALHTEEAKRLPPNSPLIVGREGIQAWMQASHDAGLGDLQLTVIDLHVHGDMAHVVGKYTLTIQPEEGEAISDNGKFVDLWKRENGTWKIDVNIFNSSVPLPTAGGEEAEEE, encoded by the coding sequence ATGATACATAACCACCGAATTCTATCTTTATTTGCACTAATGCTTGCCATTCCAATTCTGGTAAGTTGTACCACAGCACCACCTCCAGATACTTCTGCTGAGGACACTCAAGCTATAAATGCTGTCATAAAGCAATTTGCCGATGCTTTCAACCGGGGTGATGCAGCTGCTGTTGCCGCACTTCACACAGAAGAAGCAAAACGTCTTCCGCCAAACAGTCCACTGATTGTCGGTAGGGAGGGTATACAAGCTTGGATGCAAGCCAGCCACGACGCAGGCTTAGGAGATTTACAACTTACAGTGATAGACCTTCATGTGCATGGTGATATGGCACACGTGGTCGGCAAGTACACGCTCACCATACAGCCCGAGGAGGGTGAGGCTATCAGCGATAATGGCAAATTCGTGGACTTATGGAAGCGTGAAAACGGTACCTGGAAGATAGATGTGAACATCTTTAACAGCAGCGTACCGCTTCCTACCGCTGGCGGGGAAGAAGCAGAAGAAGAATAA
- a CDS encoding type II toxin-antitoxin system HicB family antitoxin, which yields MRYVVIIEKAENNYGAYVPDLPGCVAVADTQTEVKILIREAIEFHLETLREDGSPIPEPVTISELIEV from the coding sequence ATGCGATATGTCGTTATAATTGAAAAAGCAGAGAATAATTATGGTGCATATGTTCCAGACCTTCCGGGTTGTGTTGCTGTTGCAGATACTCAAACGGAAGTAAAAATATTAATTCGAGAAGCAATTGAGTTCCATCTGGAAACCCTTCGTGAAGATGGAAGTCCTATTCCGGAGCCTGTAACCATAAGTGAACTTATTGAGGTATAG
- a CDS encoding type II toxin-antitoxin system HicA family toxin, whose amino-acid sequence MKVRKIIKMLENDGWYLHRTKGSHRQYKHLNKTGIVTVAGKLSLELPPGTLNSILKQSGLKK is encoded by the coding sequence ATGAAAGTCAGAAAAATTATCAAAATGCTGGAAAATGATGGCTGGTATCTTCATAGAACAAAAGGCAGCCATAGACAGTATAAGCATCTTAACAAAACAGGAATAGTAACCGTCGCTGGAAAACTAAGTTTAGAATTGCCTCCGGGAACTCTTAATAGTATATTAAAGCAATCAGGATTAAAGAAATAA
- a CDS encoding YifB family Mg chelatase-like AAA ATPase has product MISKVLSAAVLGVEAYIVEVETHLDSQLPMFITVGLPDAAVKESKERVTAAIKNSGYKFPQKKITINLAPADVRKEGSAFDLPIAVGIIAANGLLPVEKLDNYLILGELSLGGELRAIRGALNISVMAGKKKLKGIILPEQNAEEAAVASGISIYPVKTLEEAVDFLNEEKTITPFTVDIDSLMKIARRYEMDFSEVKGQAHVKRALEVAAAGGHNIIMIGPPGSGKTMLAKRLPSILPDLRLEEAIETTMIHSVSGLLPPKRGLIATRPFRSPHHTISEAGLVGGGGIPRPGEVSLSHNGVLFLDELPEFGKSVLEVLRQPLEDGTVTISRAAISLTYPSNILLASAMNPCPCGYATDPHNDCSCTQKEIHNYMKRISGPLLDRIDIHIDVPAVKYSELSSDEKGESSDAIRQRIEAARDIQTERFRDSKGLHTNAQMESKQIRKYCKVDEQGDELLRTAINKLGLSARAYDRILKVGRTIADLEGSREIKPQFISEAIQYRTLDRQLWN; this is encoded by the coding sequence ATGATTTCCAAAGTGTTGAGCGCAGCTGTTCTCGGCGTGGAAGCATACATAGTGGAAGTAGAGACGCATCTCGATTCTCAGCTTCCTATGTTTATCACGGTAGGGCTTCCCGATGCGGCGGTAAAGGAAAGTAAAGAGCGCGTCACTGCGGCAATCAAAAATTCGGGTTATAAATTCCCGCAGAAAAAGATAACGATAAATCTCGCTCCCGCTGATGTCCGGAAAGAAGGCTCCGCATTTGACCTTCCGATAGCAGTGGGGATTATCGCCGCTAACGGTCTGCTGCCGGTGGAGAAATTGGACAATTATCTGATTCTCGGCGAACTGAGCCTTGGAGGAGAACTCCGCGCCATCCGCGGCGCTCTTAATATTTCCGTAATGGCTGGAAAGAAGAAATTAAAGGGGATAATTCTGCCGGAGCAGAATGCCGAAGAAGCGGCTGTTGCTTCCGGTATTTCTATATATCCTGTGAAAACATTAGAGGAAGCTGTTGATTTCCTGAATGAAGAAAAAACAATCACTCCGTTTACGGTTGATATTGATTCCCTGATGAAAATTGCCCGTCGTTATGAGATGGATTTTTCCGAAGTTAAGGGTCAGGCACACGTTAAACGAGCGCTTGAAGTAGCAGCAGCCGGCGGCCATAATATCATTATGATAGGGCCTCCCGGAAGTGGGAAAACTATGCTCGCAAAACGTCTTCCCAGCATTCTGCCCGACCTGCGGCTCGAAGAGGCTATCGAAACTACAATGATTCATTCCGTATCGGGGCTTCTTCCGCCTAAAAGAGGGTTAATCGCCACCCGACCGTTCCGATCTCCGCATCACACTATCAGCGAAGCGGGGCTTGTGGGAGGAGGCGGAATTCCGAGACCGGGTGAAGTCAGCCTGTCGCACAACGGCGTTCTCTTTCTCGATGAACTCCCGGAATTCGGGAAAAGTGTCCTTGAAGTACTTCGTCAGCCGCTTGAGGACGGTACAGTCACTATCTCGCGAGCTGCTATATCGCTGACTTATCCCTCAAACATTCTGCTGGCTTCGGCTATGAATCCGTGTCCCTGTGGATACGCCACCGACCCTCATAACGACTGCAGCTGCACTCAGAAAGAGATACACAATTATATGAAACGGATATCGGGACCGTTATTGGACAGGATAGATATTCATATAGATGTACCTGCGGTAAAATATTCCGAACTCTCAAGCGATGAAAAAGGAGAGTCTTCTGACGCAATTCGCCAACGGATAGAGGCAGCGAGAGACATTCAGACGGAACGGTTCCGAGACTCGAAAGGGCTACACACCAACGCTCAGATGGAATCAAAACAAATCAGAAAATATTGCAAAGTGGATGAACAGGGCGATGAACTGCTCCGAACAGCAATCAATAAATTAGGACTCTCCGCCCGCGCTTATGACCGAATCCTCAAGGTGGGAAGGACAATCGCGGATTTGGAAGGCTCAAGAGAAATCAAACCGCAATTCATCAGCGAAGCAATCCAATATAGGACACTCGACCGACAGCTCTGGAATTGA